A genomic region of Arachis stenosperma cultivar V10309 chromosome 9, arast.V10309.gnm1.PFL2, whole genome shotgun sequence contains the following coding sequences:
- the LOC130951744 gene encoding mannose/glucose-specific lectin-like, giving the protein MAVSNPNLAIITITILLMLLNRACSLNSLGFSFDNYFHQEERNLILQGDAKISQTNTLQLTSTPKKVVGRVLHSFQLQLWDKSTNKLASFDSQFSFVLTSPVRGPADGIAFFITSPNSTIPQNSGGGYLGLFNSKTALSNTSSNQVVAVEFDTYINPTYDPNYNHIGIDINSIKSSKLVRWDRRENETLDVLVSYHAEKQTLEVKANYPDGQSYEVSHEIDLRTVLPEWVRVGFSASSGNQYQSHSVLSWSFYSGLYYSGHKNEYLASDM; this is encoded by the coding sequence ATGGCTGTCTCCAACCCAAACCTTGCCATCATAACCATAACCATCCTCCTCATGCTTCTAAACAGGGCATGCTCATTAAATTCCCTTGGTTTCAGCTTCGATAACTACTTCCATCAAGAAGAAAGAAACCTAATCTTGCAAGGTGATGCAAAGATTTCACAAACCAACACACTCCAACTCACCAGCACCCCCAAAAAAGTTGTTGGACGAGTCTTGCACTCGTTTCAATTACAGCTATGGGATAAAAGCACAAACAAACTCGCAAGCTTTGACTCACAATTCAGCTTTGTGCTCACATCCCCGGTCCGCGGTCCGGCCGATGGGATCGCCTTCTTCATCACATCGCCGAACTCTACCATACCACAGAATTCCGGCGGAGGTTACTTAGGGCTTTTTAATTCTAAGACAGCCCTAAGTAACACTTCGTCGAACCAAGTGGTCGCAGTTGAGTTTGACACGTACATTAATCCTACTTATGATCCAAATTACAATCACATTGGAATTGATATTAACTCCATTAAGTCCTCAAAGCTTGTTAGATGGGACAGGAGGGAAAATGAAACCCTTGATGTATTAGTATCATACCATGCCGAGAAACAAACCCTAGAAGTCAAAGCTAATTACCCGGATGGTCAAAGTTATGAGGTGTCTCATGAGATTGACTTGAGGACTGTGCTTCCAGAATGGGTTAGGGTTGGGTTCTCTGCTTCCTCTGGAAACCAATATCAATCGCATAGCGTTCTATCATGGTCTTTCTATTCTGGTTTGTATTACAGTGGTCACAAGAACGAGTATCTTGCAAGTGATATGTGA
- the LOC130948671 gene encoding galactose-binding lectin-like, which yields MKPFWVVLTFFLLLVASKKANSIDLVEVVSFNFDPFSHGNPAIELQGDATILTDGNVLLTDLSSPGSTGRVLYAPPVRLWDTASGNVANFITFFSFQLTDYQDFTPADGIVFFIAPENTQIPPGATGGALGVADPSGVGEFVGVEFDTYSNGEYRDPPHSHVGIDVNSVVSLRTVEWNRQSGSVVEVTVIYDSSSKTLSVAVKNRSGEIVTISEVVDLKEKLPERVKFGFSSAGSLGGRQINLIRSWSFSSSLKTVTGVASA from the coding sequence ATGAAACCATTTTGGGTTGTTCTGACTTTCTTTCTCTTGCTAGTAGCAAGTAAGAAGGCCAACTCAATTGACCTAGTTGAAGTTGTTTCCTTCAACTTCGACCCTTTCAGCCATGGCAACCCAGCAATAGAACTCCAAGGTGATGCCACCATTCTTACAGATGGCAACGTGCTCCTCACCGACCTCTCTAGTCCAGGCAGCACAGGCCGTGTTCTCTACGCGCCACCCGTGCGCCTTTGGGACACTGCCAGCGGAAATGTCGCCAACTTCATCACCTTCTTCTCTTTCCAGTTAACGGATTATCAAGATTTCACTCCCGCCGACGGCATTGTCTTTTTCATTGCACCAGAAAATACTCAGATTCCTCCCGGCGCAACTGGCGGCGCTCTCGGAGTCGCTGATCCAAGCGGTGTGGGTGAATTTGTTGGCGTAGAGTTTGATACCTATTCCAACGGCGAGTATAGGGACCCACCTCATAGTCACGTTGGAATTGATGTCAACTCTGTTGTTTCATTGAGGACTGTAGAGTGGAATAGACAGAGTGGATCAGTGGTTGAGGTGACTGTGATATACGACTCTTCATCAAAGACATTGAGTGTTGCTGTGAAGAACAGGAGTGGAGAAATTGTTACTATTTCAGAAGTTGTTGATTTGAAAGAGAAGCTTCCGGAGAGAGTCAAGTTTGGTTTTTCTTCCGCTGGTTCGCTTGGCGGTCGTCAGATAAATCTAATTCGTTCATGGTCGTTCTCTTCATCCTTGAAGACAGTAACCGGTGTTGCAAGCGCATGA
- the LOC130950398 gene encoding secreted RxLR effector protein 161-like: MARNNIGVALYQRKYALDLIKDHDLEDCKPSLTPMDYNIKLSKDRGEPLPANNEYRKLIERLLYLANTRLEISYVIGKLSQFLEAPTILHLKAAHKILKYIKGAPAKRLFFPVKSDLSVTRFTNSDWASCPNSRRSTLAYYFYIGGVNVSWKRKKQTIVAASSTEAEYRAMTSITKEAVWIRKIWLDLDMPLTNPISLYYDSQRSCFTAVFSPISGGYKPLQNQISAVWWTARVIGAER, translated from the exons ATGGCTAGGAACAACATTGGAGTTGCATTGTATCAACGCAAGTATGCCCTTGACTTGATCAAAGATCATGATCTCGAAGACTGCAAACCCTCTTTGACTCCTATGGACTACAACATCAAATTGTCAAAAGATAGGGGGGAGCCTTTACCTGCCAACAATGAATACAGAAAGTTAATTGAGAGATTGTTGTATTTAGCCAATACTAGACTAGAGATTAGCTATGTTATTGGGAAGTTAAGTCAGTTTCTTGAAGCACCAACTATCTTACACCTCAAGGCAGctcataaaattttaaagtacATCAAAGGGGCACCTGCCAAGAGATTATTTTTTCCAGTGAAGTCTGACCTTAGTGTTACAAGATTCACTAATTCGGATTGGGCATCCTGCCCAAATTCGAGACGATCTACATTAGCATATTATTTCTACATTGGAGGAGTCAATGTATCATGGAAGAGAAAGAAGCAGACGATTGTGGCTGCCTCATCTACTGAAGCGGAATATAGAGCAATGACATCTATTACAAAGGAAGCTGTGTGGATCAGGAAGATTTGGCTTGACTTGGATATGCCTCTCACCAATCCTATCAGTCTCTACTATGATAGTCAG AGGAGCTGCTTTACGGCGGTTTTTTCCCCTATTAGTGGTGGTTATAAACCGCTACAAAATCAAATTTCGGCGGTTTGGTGGACCGCCCGGGTTATTGGTGCGGAGAGGTGA
- the LOC130948670 gene encoding lectin-like translates to MASNSKIPLSLPLLASMAIFLILLHSVNSADVTTFLFDKFDQSNENLIIQGDASVSSNGALQLTRVDSSGIPQGGSVGRALYSEPISLYDKSTGAVASIITSFIFFISSPSDTPADGLTFFLASPDTTIPPNSGGGYLGLFSASNALNNTRKELIGFKSSSDKVVAVEFDTYPNLNLGDPDYKHIGIDVNSIKSEVTAKWDFQNGEPVAVTIIYNPYAKTLRVFASYPNGYNVDFTHDIDLKTVLPEKVRVGFSGATGQYSQINNIISWSFGSILGKSFKVEKGGIASVV, encoded by the coding sequence ATGGCGTCTAACTCCAAAATACCCTTATCCCTTCCCCTTCTTGCCTCCATGGCCATCTTCCTCATCCTACTCCACAGTGTGAACTCAGCGGATGTCACCACTTTCCTCTTCGACAAGTTCGATCAAAGTAACGAGAATCTCATCATCCAAGGCGACGCTTCCGTTTCAAGCAACGGAGCCTTGCAACTCACTAGGGTTGACAGCAGTGGCATCCCACAAGGAGGTAGCGTCGGCCGAGCCTTGTACTCCGAACCCATTTCACTCTACGATAAATCCACCGGAGCAGTAGCATCCATAATCACCTCCTttatcttcttcatttcttcacctTCTGATACCCCGGCTGACGGCCTTACCTTCTTCCTCGCTTCGCCGGATACTACTATTCCTCCTAACTCCGGCGGTGGCTACCTTGGCCTCTTTAGCGCCTCGAATGCGCTCAACAACACGCGCAAAGAGCTCATTGGTTTTAAATCCTCATCTGACAAAGTTGTTGCTGTTGAATTTGATACGTACCCTAATCTCAATCTCGGGGATCCCGATTACAAACACATCGGAATTGATGTGAACTCTATTAAGTCGGAAGTTACCGCTAAATGGGACTTTCAAAATGGAGAACCGGTGGCGGTAACAATAATCTATAATCCCTATGCCAAGACTCTTAGAGTTTTTGCTTCTTACCCTAATGGTTACAACGTGGACTTCACTCATGACATAGATTTGAAAACTGTTCTTCCTGAAAAAGTTAGGGTAGGGTTCTCTGGTGCCACTGGACAGTACTCacaaattaataacataatatcTTGGTCCTTTGGTTCAATTTTAGGGAAAAGCTTCAAGGTTGAGAAAGGTGGTATTGCAAGTGTTGTGTAA
- the LOC130948669 gene encoding lectin alpha chain-like: MASSSKIPLSLPLPASVAIFLILLHSVNSADVTTFLFDRFDQSNENLLIIQGDASVSSNGALQLTKVDSSGVPQGGSVGRALYSDPISLYDKSTGAVASIFTSFIFLISSPSDTPADGLTFFLASPDTTIPPNSGGGYLGLFSASNALNNTRKELVGFKSTSDKVVAVEFDTYPNLNLGDPDYKHIGIDVNSIKSEVTAEWDFQNGEPVAVTISYDPYGKTLRVFASYPNGYNVDFTHDIDLTTVLPEQVRVGFSGATGQYSQINNIISWSFGSILGKSFKVEKGGIASVV, encoded by the coding sequence ATGGCGTCTAGCTCCAAAATACCCTTATCCCTTCCCCTTCCTGCCTCCGTGGCCATCTTCCTCATCCTACTCCACAGTGTGAACTCAGCGGATGTCACCACTTTCCTCTTCGACAGGTTCGATCAAAGTAACGAGAATCTCCTCATCATCCAAGGCGACGCTTCCGTTTCAAGCAACGGAGCCTTGCAACTCACTAAGGTTGACAGCAGTGGCGTCCCACAAGGAGGTAGCGTCGGCCGAGCCTTGTACTCCGATCCCATTTCGCTCTACGATAAATCCACCGGAGCAGTAGCATCCATATTCACCTCCTTtatcttcctcatttcttcacCTTCTGATACCCCGGCTGACGGCCTTACCTTCTTCCTCGCTTCCCCGGATACTACTATCCCTCCTAACTCCGGTGGTGGCTACCTTGGCCTCTTTAGCGCCTCAAATGCACTAAACAACACGCGCAAAGAGCTCGTTGGTTTTAAATCCACATCTGACAAAGTTGTTGCTGTTGAATTTGATACGTACCCTAATCTCAATCTCGGGGATCCCGATTACAAACACATCGGAATTGATGTGAACTCTATTAAGTCGGAAGTTACCGCTGAATGGGACTTTCAAAATGGAGAACCGGTGGCGGTAACAATAAGCTATGATCCCTATGGCAAGACTCTTAGAGTTTTTGCTTCTTACCCTAATGGTTACAACGTGGACTTCACTCATGACATAGATTTGACCACTGTTCTTCCTGAACAAGTTAGGGTAGGGTTCTCTGGTGCCACTGGACAGTACTCacaaattaataacataatatcTTGGTCTTTTGGTTCAATTTTAGGGAAAAGCTTCAAGGTTGAGAAAGGTGGTATTGCAAGTGTTGTGT